The genome window TACTGAAGACATGATTATGATAACCTTGCAGCTATTTTAGCTTCGAGATAGTCACGCAGATCTTCAAACTTCATCCGGTCAACCAGATCATCAGCAAAAGCGTTAATAAGAATCGAACGGGCAAGCTGATCACCGATTCCGCGAGCTTTTAGATAAAAGAGCGACTCTTCACTGAGCTGTCCGACGGTTGCACCGTGGGTACATTTTACGTCATCAGCGAAAATCTCAAGCTGCGGTTTGGTATCAATCAGGGCCTCTTCACTCAGCAGGATGGTTTTGTTTTCCTGGAATGCATTGGTCTTCTGTGCATCCTGGCGAACCATTACCTTGCCGTTAAATACTCCGCGCGCTTTGCCGTCGAGCACTCCTTTATATAACTCATGGCTCTGGCAGTGGGGCATTGCGTGATCAATCATCGTATGATTATCAATAAGCTGTGTGCCGCCTGCAATAAAAAGTCCGTTAAGTGTTCCCTCTGAATTGGGGCCGGTGAAGCGAGTGCTCATGTTGGTTCTTCCGATGGCAGAACCAAGCGCGATATTCAATGAAGTGTAGCGGGAGCTCCCCTCCTGTGTTACTTCAACATTGTTGATGTAATAGGAATTCAGATTCTCTTCCTGAATCAGAATGTGACTAACCGAGGCATTTTCAGCGGTATATATTTCAGTCACGCCGTTGGTGAATGATGAGGTTTCATCAAGACCAGCATAGGTTTCAATCAGATCCAGTTCAGCACCCTGCTCAGCAACAATCAGGTTGCGGGGGCTAACCAGCAGATTTTCCGCATTCTTCTTAACGTAGATAATTCTGACCGGCTTTTCTGCAGCGACATTTTTTCCGATGTGGATAAAAAGTCCCTCAGCAACGAAAGAAGTGTTTAGCGCGGCAAAGATATTGCCTTTCAGATCAGCTGTTTTATTAAAATAGGTTTCAGCGGCAGAAATCTTCTCCGTAAACGCCTCTTTTATGGTGGTGATTGTTACTCCTTTAAGAGAACTAAAATCACCTGAAAGCTCATGATTCAGTTTACCATTAACAAAGACGATATTAAGATATTTGTCAATGTTATAAAAGAACTTCTGCAGTTCAGATATTCCGACCGGTGCAGCAACAGCTTCTGTGGTGAATTTCCTTCCGGTGATCGGGGTGATATTGGTGTACTTCCATTCTTCATCCTTCACCGTTGGAACGCGCAGCGAAAGAAACTCTTCCAGCGAGGCTTTGCGCACCTGATGGAATTCCGACTTACTTTCACCGTTCATT of Ignavibacteriales bacterium contains these proteins:
- the sufD gene encoding Fe-S cluster assembly protein SufD, whose protein sequence is MEKTDFKELLKNSFLTAEAGMNGESKSEFHQVRKASLEEFLSLRVPTVKDEEWKYTNITPITGRKFTTEAVAAPVGISELQKFFYNIDKYLNIVFVNGKLNHELSGDFSSLKGVTITTIKEAFTEKISAAETYFNKTADLKGNIFAALNTSFVAEGLFIHIGKNVAAEKPVRIIYVKKNAENLLVSPRNLIVAEQGAELDLIETYAGLDETSSFTNGVTEIYTAENASVSHILIQEENLNSYYINNVEVTQEGSSRYTSLNIALGSAIGRTNMSTRFTGPNSEGTLNGLFIAGGTQLIDNHTMIDHAMPHCQSHELYKGVLDGKARGVFNGKVMVRQDAQKTNAFQENKTILLSEEALIDTKPQLEIFADDVKCTHGATVGQLSEESLFYLKARGIGDQLARSILINAFADDLVDRMKFEDLRDYLEAKIAARLS